Part of the Paenibacillus sp. FSL R7-0273 genome is shown below.
CCAACTTGCTTTTTTCACGCCAGGGATCTGGCCTTTATAAGCTAACTCACGGAAACAAATTCTGCAAATTTTGAACTTTTGCAGCACTGAATGTGGACGACCGCAACGCTCACAACGTGTATATGCACGTACTTTGAACTTAGGTTCGCGTTGTTGTTTAACTTTCATCGAAGTTTTTGCCACTTTAGCCTGACACCTCCTAAACATTTTCGGAGAAAATGGATCTATATTACTTAGCGAAAGGCATTCCCAGCTGATTCAGCAGCTCACGGGATTCCTCATCCGTCTTTGCAGTAGTTACGATAACGATGTCCATACCGCGCACCTTATCCACTTTGTCATACTCGATTTCCGGGAAGATCAGTTGTTCTTTAAGACCAAGCGTGTAGTTACCACGGCCGTCGAAGGCTTTGGTGGATACACCGCGGAAGTCACGTACGCGTGGAAGCGTTACGTTGAACAATTTGTCCAGGAAGTAGTACATGCGCTCGCCGCGCAGTGTAACTTTAACCCCGATCGGCATGTTTTCGCGCAGTTTGAAACCGGCGATGGATTTCTTTGCTTTAGTGATTACTGGCTTTTGACCAGAGATCAATTGCATGTCGTTAACTGCAGCATCCAGCACTTTGGAGTTTTGAACAGCGTCACCCACACCCATGTTGATGACAACCTTCTCGATCTTAGGTACTTGCATAACAGTTGTATAGTTGAACTTCTGCATCAGAGCAGGTGTAATTTCATTCAAGAAACGTTCTTTCATTCTTGCTGCCATGAAGATTTACCTCCTTTCTTTAGGACTAATTAGTCGATAATCTCTCCGGATCTCTTAGCTACCCGAACCTTCTTACCGTTATCGAGCACTTTGTAACCGATACGTGTTACTTTACCGCTCTTCGGATCGATGTGCATTACGTTGGACACATGGATCGAAGCTTCCTGCTCGATGATTCCGCCTTGCGGATTCAGCTGGTTAGGCTTCTGGTGTTTTTTCACCATGTTTACACCTTCTACCAGAACGCGGTTTTCGCGAGGATAAGCAGCGATGACACGGCCTTTTTTACCTTTGTCTTTCCCGCTGATCACAAGCACCACATCATCTTTTTTCACGTGCAGTTTATTGTTATGGGATTCCAGAACTTTTTTCACTCTAGGCATTGATTACACCTCCTATGACTAACCTTTTCAGTACTTCACGTTACTGTAGGGTAACTTATTAGATTACTTCCGGTGCCAAGGAAACGATCTTCATGTAGTCCTTATCGCGAAGTTCGCGAGCAACTGGTCCGAAGATACGTGTTCCGCGCGGGCTTCTGTCGTCTTTAACAACAACAGCTGCGTTTTCGTCAAAAGAAATGTAAGATCCGTCTTTACGGCGTACAGTACGTTTAGTACGAACAACTACCGCTTTAACAACATCACCTTTTTTGACAACGCCGCCTGGTGTTGCTTGTTTAACGGAACAAACAATCAGATCTCCGATTGCTGCTGTACGGCGTCCAGTACCACCCAGTACGCGGATACACATCAGTTCCTTCGCACCAGAGTTGTCAGCCACATGCAAACGTGTAAATGGTTGAATCATTATTAATTTCCTCCTTCCGGAAAAACTCTCAGATTATCTTAGATGATAACCGCTGCTTCTACCACTTCAACAAGTCTCCAACGTTTGTCCTTGGACAATGGACGAGTTTCCATGACTTTCACAACATCACCAATTTTCGCAACGTTACCTTCATCATGTGCCTTGAATTTCTTCGTGGACTTGATGCGTTTGTGGTACAGGTTGTGCTTTTTATAGGTTTCAACAGCAATTACAATGGTTTTATCCATTTTGTCGCTGACTACTTTACCGATCAGCACTTTACGTGCGTTACGTTCTTCGCTCATAGTTAGCCTCCTTCCTGATTACGGATCTGGTGATCCGCCCTCACTTAACTAATCCCAAGTACTCTTTGATGGATAACGGTTTTAGCACGAGCTATTTCCTTGCGCACATCACGAATCCGAGTAGGGTTATCCAGCTGGCCAGTAGCCAATTGGAAACGGAGATTGAAAAGTTCTTCTTTGAAACCAGCGATCTTTTGTTCAATCTCGGCAGTGGTTAAGTTGCGAAGTTCATTAGCTTTCATTTGCTTCACCACCCACTTCTTCACGTTTCACAAACTTAGTCTTTACAGGCAGCTTGTGAGCGGCAAGACGCATCGCTTCACGAGCGATTTCTTCCGACACGCCTCCGAGTTCGAACATAATCTTACCCGGTTTAACTACTGCTACCCATTTCTCAACGTTACCTTTACCACTACCCATACGAACCTCAAGAGGCTTCTGAGTAATTGGCTTATCCGGGAAAATCTTAATCCAGACCTGACCACCACGTTTGATGTAACGTGTCATTGCAATACGGGCAGCTTCGATCTGACGGTTAGTGATCCAAGATGGTTCCAGAGCTTGCAGGCCGAATTCGCCGAAGTTAAGTTCTGTACCGCCTTTAGCCATACCCTTCATGTGACCGCGTTGTTGCTTGCGGTGTTTAACGCGTTTTGGTACCAACATGATTAGTTGCCTCCTTCCTGAGCAGCTTGTTTCTTAGCTGGGGGAAGAACTTCTCCACGGTAGATCCATACTTTTACACCGATACGGCCGTAAGTAGTATGTGCTTCAGCCGTTCCGTAGTCGATATCGGCACGAAGCGTATGAAGTGGAACTGTTCCTTCGCTATAACCTTCTGAACGGGCAATCTCAGCGCCGCCAAGACGTCCGCCAACTTGAGTTTTGATTCCTTTTGCACCGGAGCGCATAGTTCTTTGAATCGCTTGTTTCAGAGCACGACGGAACGATACACGACGCTCCAGCTGTTGTGCAATGCTTTCAGCTACAAGAATAGCATCCAATTCAGGGTGCTTAATTTCGTTGATGTTAATGTGAACCTTTTTGCCACCGGCGATAGCTGTAACTGCGTTGCGAAGTACTTCTACTTCTGCTCCGCCTTTACCAATTACCATACCTGGTTTAGCAGTGTGAATTGTAACATTCACTCGGCTTGCCGCTCTTTCGATCTCGATGCGGGAAACAGAGGAATCTTTCAATTTTCCTTTAAGGTATTCACGGATTTTGACGTCTTCCATTAAAAGAGTACCGAAATCTTTGCCTGCATACCATTTAGATTCCCAATCGCGAATGACACCGATTCGGAGTCCGACTGGATTTACCTTTTGACCCACGTGTTATCCCTCCTTATTTCTCAGATACCACCAAAGTAATGTGGCTGGTACGTTTATTGATCCGGCTTGCACGGCCCATGGCGCGCGGACGGAAACGTTTCATAGTAGGACCCTGGTTAACGAAAATTTCGCTAACGAACAGACTGTTTACGTCCATGGAGTAGTTGTGCTCAGCATTGGCAATCGCCGAGTTAAGCAGCTTTTCAACTACCGGAGAAGCGGATTTTGGAGTGTGGCGAAGAATTGCGATTGCTTCCCCCACTTGCTTGCCGCGAATCAAGTCAACAACCAGTTTCGCTTTACGAGCAGAAATCCGCACCGATCTAGCATGTGCTTTTGCTTCCATTTATTTTCCCTCCTCTCGAACGAAGACCTGTAATTATCTTCTTGTTTTCTTATCGTCACCCGCATGGCCTTTGTAAGTACGTGTTGGCGCGAACTCGCCCAACTTGTGACCTACCATATCTTCCGTTACGTATACTGGCACGTGCTTACGGCCGTCATATACACCAAACGTATGTCCGATAAACTGAGGGAAAATTGTTGAGCGACGGGACCAGGTTTTTACTACAACTTTCTTCTCTGATGCGTTCAGTTCCTCAACTTTTTTCAGCAGGTAGCCATCGATAAACGGCCCCTTTTTTAAACTGCGACCCATGTATGAATCCTCCCTTCATCCGGTTCTTCAAACCGCGAATCGACGCTTCGCGCTTGTCTTAATGCCAGAAGCGTCTTATTTCGTGCGGCGGCGAACGATATATTTATCAGATGCCTTGTTTTTCTTACGCGTTTTGTAGCCAAGGGTTGGTTTGCCCCATGGAGACATAGGCGATTTCCGTCCGATTGGAGCGCGGCCTTCACCACCACCGTGTGGGTGATCGTTAGGGTTCATTACTACCCCGCGAACTTCAGGACGTTGGCCGAGCCAGCGACTGCGTCCGGCTTTACCGATTTTGATCAGCTCGTGATCTTCGTTACCTACGGATCCGATTGTTGCACGGCAAACGCTCAGAATTCTGCGAACTTCACCGGAGTTCAAACGAACGGATACGTATTTTTCTTCTTTACCGAGCAATTGAGCTTCTGTACCAGCAGCACGAACCAACTGTCCGCCTTTGCCTGGTTTCAACTCAATGTTGTGGATAACTGTACCAACTGGAATGTTAGCCAGTGGGAGTGCGTTACCAACTTTGATATCCGCCGCAGGGCCGGATTCTACTTTATCCCCAACTTTTAGGCCTTTAGGAGCGATAATGTAACGTTTCTCTCCGTCAGCATAGTGGATCAAAGCAATGTTGGAAGTACGGTTCGGGTCATACTCGATTGTAGCAACGCTACCTGGTATGCCGTCTTTAGTCCGTTTGAAATCGATAATACGGTATTTACGTTTGTGTCCGCCGCCATGGTGACGAACCGTAATTTTACCTTGGTTGTTGCGGCCGGCTTTTTTGCTCAGCGGTGCAAGCAACGATTTCTCTGGCTGGTTTGTTGTGATTTCTTCAAACGTAGACACGGACATAGCGCGTCTTGCCGGAGAGGTCGGTTTGTACTTTTTGATTGGCACTGTAGTTTCCTCCTTACTTCAAGAGTATTATTCTACCGCTTCAAAGAATTCAAGCGGTTTGCTGTCCGGGCTAAGTTTCACGATGGCTTTTTTCCACTCTGGAGTGTATCCGGAGTATTTGCCATAACGCTTCAATTTACCAGGTACGCGCATTGTGTTCACACTAACGACTTTCACTTTAAAAATAGCCTCGACAGCTTTTTTGATTTCGGTCTTGTTAGCACGGATATCCACTTCAAAAGCGTATTTCAATTCGCTCATGTATTCGGATGTGCGTTCCGTAATCACCGGACGTTTGATAATATCACGAGGATCTTTCATTACGCGAACACCTCCTCTACCTTCAGAACTGCTTCTTTAGTGATGATCAGTTTGTCGTACGTCAGTACGTCAAGAACATTAATGCCGTCAGCCGCTACGAATTTCACCCCAGGGATGTTACGAGCGGAAAGCGCTACGTTATCATCATAGCTTGGAGCTACGATCAACGCTTTGCTGTCTACCTTCAGGTTGTTCAGAATCGCCGCGAATTCTTTCGTCTTCGGAGCATTCAGTGTCAGGCTATCAAGTACGATAATGTCATTCCCGATAACTTTCGAGGACAATGCGGATTTGATGGCCAAACGGCGAACTTTCTTAGGCAGTTTCCAGGAATAGCTGCGTGGAGTTGGTCCGAAGACTACGCCGCCGCCTTTCCATTGTGGAGAACGAATGGAGCCTTGACGAGCGCGACCTGTACCTTTTTGTTTCCAAGGCTTACGTCCGCCGCCACGAACTTCAGAACGTCCTTTAACTTTGTGTGTACCACGACGAAGGGAAGCTCTTTGCATAAGTGCAGCTTCGTGCAGGACATGCACGTTCGGCTCAATACCGAACACTGAATCACTCAGTTCAACTTCGCCAACTTCGTTACCACTGATATTAAAAAGTGTTACTTTTGGCATTTCATGTTCCTCCTTTCTTCAATGATTATTTCTTAACAGTTTCTTTAACTTTCACGAAGCTGTTCTTAGGTCCTGGAATTGCACCCTTAACCAGCAGCACGTTGCGTTCAACATCCACTTTAATGATTTCAAGCTTCTGAACCGTTACGGTTGTGTGACCCATGTGACCTGGAAGGCGTTTGCCCTTAGGAACACGGTTAGCTTGAATGGAACCCATGGAACCAGGTCTTCTGTGGTAGCGCGAGCCGTGAGACATTGGTCCGCGGCTTTGACCCCAACGTTTGATGTTACCCTGGAATCCTTTACCTTTGCTAGTACCAGTTACGTCAACAAATTCGCCTTCAGTGAAGATATCAGCCTTCAGCTCTTGTCCAACCTCGAGTGCCCCGAGGTCAACACCGCGAATTTCGCGAACGTAGCGCTTAGGTGTAGCATTTGCCTTTTTGGCGTGACCCTGTTCAGGCTTGTTGGAGCGGCTTTCCTTCTTATCGGAAAAGCCCAACTGCACTGCTTCATATCCGTCGATATTCAGGTCTTTCTTTTGCAGTACCACACAAGGTCCAGCTTCGATAACCGATACTGCGATCACGTTACCTTCTGGAGTAAACACTTGAGTCATACCGAGTTTTTTTCCTAAGATACCTTTCATGTTGACACCTCTTTTCTTTTCCTAATTACTTATTGTTGGAATTACAATTTGATTTCGATATCTACACCGGACGGTAGATCCAAGCGCATCAAGGCATCCACAGTTTGTGGTGTTGGATTCACAATATCGATCAGACGCTTGTGAGTCCGCTGTTCAAACTGTTCACGGGAATCCTTGTACTTGTGTACCGCACGGAGAATGGTAATGATTTGCTTCTCAGTTGGCAGCGGGATCGGCCCGGATACACCAGCACCCGAACGTTTTGCTGTTTCAACGATTTTCTCTGCGGATTGATCAAGAATTCTGTGGTCGTATGCTTTCAAGCGGATACGAATTTTTTGCTTTGCCATTTTAGTCCCTCCTTCTATCGCCCAATTTATTATCGGACATACTCCGTGAAAATTTTCTGACGTCGACCTCATGGCAAAGGGGCCGGGTGTGTCAGTAACCTCTCACATCATCGCAACGTCTCAGAACAACATTTATTATTATATATAATAGCCGCCTACTTTGCAAGCGAAAATAGAAAACAACACGATTTTATTTTCAAAATGTAATTCAGCTATGTATTGTACGCTTTATAGTCCTTTACTTCTCGCAAAACCGGCTGTGCCATCCGATTCAGGACGCCGCAGCCGGTTCTGTTTGCATACTGTTTTCTTCTATATAAATATGCATTACATTATGTTGGATTAAAGATTATCGGTAGCCGACTTAAAATACTCCGCCGATGCGGCACTTTGCGCCGTTGTTGAGCCAATTCCTTCTATTGTCTGTATTAATACCTTGATCTCTTCTTCCACTACTACGATTTCCTGTGTGCTGGCCTGCATGGAATCAACAATTACACTGAACAATCTGCTGGTCTCGACAGACTGCTCTTTACCGCTCCTTGTCAGTTCCTGCACCTTACGGATCTCCTGAACTACCTGGCGGGTCAGCTCCGCTGATTGCTGTGTTAAGTCGCCTATCCGAACAACGGTGCTCTTGGTATCCTCAGCCAGCCGGCTGACTTCGCTCGCCACTACACTAAAGCCTCTGCCATGTTCGCCGGCGCGCGCTGCTTCTATTGTAGCGTTAAGTGAAAGAATTTTGGTCTGGTCGGCGATTTCCTGCACCGCTGCCACAATCCGCTGGATCTGCCTGGAGGAGCTGCTTAGCTCATTTACAGAGCGTTCCATCTCATTAGTGCTCTCATAAATAAGGTTGATCTGGCCGCTTAGGCTGCCGAGCTGTCCTTGTCCATCCTTAGCCATCTCACGAGACTCTACAGCTGTAGAAGCCGTGCGGCGGAAGGTATTATTCACTTCATTGCTGCTGGCTACCAGCTGCTCTACAGCGGCGTTAGTATCCATGCTGAGATCAATCAGTTCTCCGCTGAATTCAGCAATCTTCTGCTTCAGTTCATTTTTTACAATAAGGTATTGCTCTTCCTTCTCTCTGATGTTCTCTTTCTCATAGGCTTCAAGCACCAGCTGCTGCTCCAGATTGAGAAGCTTTGTTAGGGTCTGAACCACTTTCAGCCGCTCATTATCCTTAAGACTCTCACCATAGACTACTGTAATAAAAACATTCTGAAGATTCTGGAATGCCGACAGATACCATTTAGGCTCTAGTCCCACCCGCTTATGGATCTTGGCTATCGTCAGCCGCTTGGCAATATACTGTTCGTCCACATTTCCGTCGAATATCTCAATAATATGCAGCTTTAATGTTCTTTTCAGTCGCTCAATGCTGCTATGCTCAAGTATGATCCTCTCAAGCTTATCTACACCGAGTACAGTATTGTAGAACTGGTCGGTAATGTAGTCGATTTCACGTTCCACCGTAGGCTTCATCAAGCGTAAAAGGTTTAAATCTTCCTCAGTAAGGTCAATCATTCGCATCTGTTCGTTCAGCTCATCATGCCCGTTCAGGGTATGAAAAGCTGTCGTGGCAATGGGTGCATTAAGCTCGCTGTCCTTGGAGTGCGCGTCGGGAGATTCCTCGTTAGTCTTGCGTAATTGAATGCCATGCATAAATGAAAAAGGACACTTCCCCATACTTCCACTCTCCCTGAATTTCTAAAAATTAGCATTGCAAATATAGCAATATTCTAACCTACGAGAGAGATAATTGTAAAGAATTTTAAGTATTATTTTGTAGAATAATGTTGTATAAACCGCAGTATTGGATAGAATTGTGTCTTATTTTGTCGAATAAAGTGTAGCATTGATTGATCATAGTATATGGTCATCAAATCTCCAACAAGAACATATGTTCTAGCTGGTGATTTCAGCAATCTGCGATAGTGCTAATAGATCCAAAATGGTTACGCTCCGGTTGTTTACTTGAATTAGCTTCATCCGCTCGAGCTGGTTCAGCTTACGGCTGAGTGTTTCAGGCGTCGTACCGATCATCGCTGCGAACTCTTTTTTGGCAGCCGGCAGATGAAGCATTGGTTGCCCCTCTCCCCCGCCTGTCGACAGTGATTGTTTGGCATATAGATGCAGCAGCAGCCGGGCCAGCCGTTTTTCCGCCTCAAAAATATGCAGTGCTCCTGCCAGCTCATCGGCCTGCTGCAGCTGCTCACTAACGGACTTCAGGAAGCTGAAGGCCAGGCCGGCATTACTTGCTATCAAAGGCATAAAATCTTCACGCCGCATCCGGCAAATATATCCGCTTTCCACCACTTCGGCTGTAGCGTAATGCTGTTTATTATGAAGCAGGGCAAACTGGCCAAAGTAATCTCCAGGAAAAAGAAAACGGAGTATATGCTGCTTCCCCTCTATGCTGGTCTGGGTTAGCTTTATCAGCCCATTATTGACAACAAATAAGGAGTCTGACTGCTCTCCTTCTCTGAACACCACGTTTCCTTTTCCATAGAACTCAGACTCAATGATCGACTCTACCTTATGCAGCTCCTGATCAGGCAAAGCAACAAAAACCGGTACCTGACGGACACAGGAGTCCTTATGGCATGTATTACATTTCATTATGCATCGTTCCTTCCTGACTGCCTTATGCCAACATATCAGGATTATGCCAACTTCCCGGTGACCCCGCGCACAATAATCTTGAAAACTTGATCTGTATCAAGGATTATGCCGTTCCTTCGCTTCATAATAGAGGTAGAGAGATGATAGAGGAGATGGACAGCTATGCAGCAGTATACTTTTGGAGATATGCGGAAGATGGACAGAGCCAGGCTTGGCAATATGGTGCCGCTGGAGCTGTTCCGTACGATAAGACTGATTGGCATGAACCAGGGTCTACCTATGGGCGGTAAAGGTACAACGCTAACTGTAGGAAGAAAAATCGGTGAGAGCCTTCCGGTTACTAGTGTGGATGAGCTGCTGGCACTTTTTGAGGAGCTGAAAATCGGTATTCCGCGGATTGTCTATTCGGATGAGCACAGGATGAATATTGCTGTTGAGGATTGCTTCTGTAAAGGCCTGCCGACACTGGAAGAAGAGAAAATGATTTGTGATTTAGAAGGTGCCATCCTGGAGGGAGCGTTGACTAAACTGTTTGGCCGCAGGGTAAGCGTAAGAGAAATTAAGTGTAATGCCACCGGTGATGAGTATTGTGAGTATGAAGTAAAGCTGTAACCCTAAGGGGAAAATCAAGAGAAAGCAGGAGATTACTATGGAAAAGAAAAATATTAGCGAAGCTATTCAACATCTGGAGGAGCGTTTTACGAAAAAGGTGCTGTTTCAAAAGGGAGACAGTATAGTGTTCGTGCTTAATTTTATGCCAGGTCAAAAGCTTCCGGCGCACACTCATCCCGGAGCAGATGTGTACATTTATGCTCTCCAAGGAAAGGGCACCATTACTGTAAATGATGCTGACGAGGAATTTGCTGAGGGTGAAGTTATCCACATTGCGGATGATGAGGTTTTTGCTTATCGTAACAGCGGAACCACTCCGGCCAGTCTCCATGTTGTAATATCAAAGCTTCCGAGCGCAGCATACGCTAAAGAAATTTAAATATCGCTATAACCCGGATGTAAACTCTATCTGCAGGAGAACTCTCCTGTGGATAGGGTTTTTGTTATGTAAAAAAGCAGGAGCTCTTCCGAAGAAGAACTCCTGCTCTTATAATCGAACTATCCTAATGGATAGTGCCGAATTACTTAGTGATTGTAGCTACGCTACCTGCACCAACTGTACGTCCGCCTTCACGAATGGAGAATTTAGTACCTTCTTCAATCGCGATTGGGGAGATCAGTTGTACGGTTACAGTGATGTTATCACCAGGCATAACCATTTCAGTACCTTCTGGCAGGTTGATGATACCAGTTACGTCAGTTGTACGGAAGTAGAACTGTGGACGGTAACCAGTGAAGAATGGTTTGTGACGTCCGCCTTCTTCTTTAGTCAGAACGTAGATCTGAGCACTGAACTCAGTGTGTGGCTTAACGGAGTTTGGCTTAGCCAATACTTGACCGCGCTCGATGTTGTTACGGTCAACACCACGCAGCAGTGCGCCGATGTTGTCGCCAGCTTGAGCGGAATCCAGCAATTTACGGAACATTTCTACGCCCGTTACTACTGATTTCTTAGTTTCTTCGTGAATACCAACGATTTCGATTTCTTCTCCGACTTTAACTGTTCCGCGTTCTACGCGGCCAGTTGCCACGGTACCGCGGCCAGTGATGGAGAATACGTCCTCGACAGGCATCAAGAAAGGCTTGTCAGTTGCACGTTCTGGAAGTGGGATGTAAGTGTCGATAGTTTCGAACATTTCAACAATCTTGTTAGCCCACTCACCTTCAGGGTTCTGCAGAGCTTCACGAGCAGAACCACGAACGATTGGAGTGTCATCGCCTGGGAAGTCGTATTCGCTCAGAAGGTCGCGAACTTCCATTTCAACCAGTTCCAAGAGCTCTTCGTCTTCAACCATGTCGCATTTGTTCAGGAATACAACAATGTAAGGAACGCCTACCTGACGGGAGAGCAGGATGTGCTCGCGAGTCTGTGGCATTGGGCCGTCAGCTGCGGATACAACCAGGATTGCTCCGTCCATCTGCGCTGCGCCAGTGATCATGTTTTTAACATAGTCGGCGTGTCCAGGGCAGTCTACGTGTGCGTAGTGACGGTTAGGAGTTTCATATTCAACGTGAGCTGTGGAGATAGTGATACCACGTTCGCGCTCTTCTGGAGCTTTATCGATTTGGTCGAAAGCTACAGCAGCACCGCCGTATTTTTTGGACAATACAATAGTGATTGCTGCAGTAAGAGTCGTTTTACCATGGTCGACGTGACCGATAGTACCGATGTTAACGTGTGGTTTGTTACGTTCAAACTTTGCCTTTGCCATTTGAACAGTTCCTCCTTTAATGTGGGGTCCTTATATTTGAGCCGTCCGCCTATATGCAATTCTATGATGACTTAAGTGTAATATCCGGACGGCAAGTTAAAAATGGTGACTATTCTCCACCCTTGTTCTTGGAAATGATTTCTTCAGCAATGGATTTAGGTACTTCCTCATAGTGAGAAAGCTCCATTGAGAATACGCCACGTCCTTGAGTACCGGAACGGAGAGTTGTGGAGTATCCGAACATTTCGGACAAAGGCACCTTAGCACGGATAATTTGAGCACCACCACGGGAATCCATACCTTCGATTCTGCCGCGACGGGAGTTCAGCATACCCATAACATCGCCCATGTATTCCTCAGGAACAGTTACTTCCACTTTCATGATTGGCTCAAGCAGAGCAGGCTTACACTTGTCTTTAGCTGCTTTGAGCGCCATCGATCCGGCAATTTTAAATGCCATTTCGTTGGAGTCAACATCATGGTATGAACCATCAACGATGGTTGCCTTAACGTCCACAAGCGGGAAGCCTGCGATAACGCCGTTTTTCATTTGCTCTTCAATACCGGCAAGTGCAGGAGCGATGTATTCTCTTGGTACAGAACCACCGACAACTTTACTTTCGAATTGGCTGCCAGTACCCGGCTCGAGAGGTTCGAATTCAACCCATACGTGACCATACTGACCGCGACCGCCGGACTGGCGAACGAATTTACCTTCAACACGTGCTGGTGCTTTGAATGTTTCGCGGTAAGCAACCTGTGGTTTACCCACGTTGGTTTCTACTTTGAATTCGCGGCGCATACGGTCGATGATAATGTCAAGGTGAAGCTCACCCATACCTGCCAGGATGGTTTGGCCAGTTTCTTCATCAGTATGCGCACGAAGAGTTGGATCCTCTTCAGTCAGCTTACCGAGAGCAACGCCCAATTTATCTTGGTCGGCTTTGGTTTTTGGTTCAACTGCGATTTCGATAACCGGATCAGGGAAGTTCATGGATTCCAGGATTACCGGGTGCTTCTCATCGCAAAGGGTATCGCCAGTACTTGTGTCCTTCAGACCAACAGCTGCTGCGATATCACCAGCGTAAACGATGGAGATTTCTTGACGGCTGTTAGCATGCATCTGCAGAATACGGCCGATACGCTCACGTTTGCCCTTAGTAGCGTTAACTACGTAAGAACCGGATTCCAGGACACCGGAGTATACACGGAAGAACGTGAGTTTACCAACATAAGGGTCAGTCATGATTTTAAATGCCAGTGCTGAGAATGGTTCTTCGTCCGAAGAGTGACGAACCGCTTCAGTTCCGTCATCCAGATGACCTTGAATAGCCGGTACATCTACTGGGGATGGCAAGTAATCAACGACAGCGTCCATCATCAGCTGAACGCCCTTATTGCGGTAGGAGGATCCAACGATTACAGGGAAGATTTTAACTTCTACTACGCCTTTGCGCAGAGCAGCTTTGATCTCTTCAACTGTAATTTCTTCACCTTCCAGGTACTTCATAGTCAGATCTTCGTCAAGTTCTGCAACCTTTTCGATCAGCTCAAGACGCAGAGTCTCAACTTGTTCCAGATAGTCAGCCGGAATTTCCGTTACTTCGATGTTTTGGCCCAGATCATCTTTGAAGATGTGAGCTTTTTGCTCAACCAGGTCAATGATACCAACGAAGTCGTTCTCAGCGCCAATTGGCAGTTGAATTGCAACTGCATTGGCTTGCAGGCGATCACGCATGCTCTCAACAACGTTAAGGAAGTCCGCACCGATGATATCCATTTTGTTTACATATGCGATACGAGGTACGCCGTACCGGTCAGCCTGTCTCCATACAGTTTCAGACTGAGGCTCAACGCCTTCTTTCGCACTGAAAACACCAACTGCTCCATCCAATACACGTAGGGAACGTTCAACTTCAACTGTGAAGTCAACGTGTCCTGGAGTATCAATGATATTGATGCGGTGACCCTTCCAAGAAGCAGTTGTAGCAGCGGAAGTAATCGTAATTCCGCGCTCTTGTTCTTGTTC
Proteins encoded:
- the fusA gene encoding elongation factor G, whose product is MAREFSLKNTRNIGIMAHIDAGKTTTTERILFYTGRTHKIGEVHEGAATMDWMEQEQERGITITSAATTASWKGHRINIIDTPGHVDFTVEVERSLRVLDGAVGVFSAKEGVEPQSETVWRQADRYGVPRIAYVNKMDIIGADFLNVVESMRDRLQANAVAIQLPIGAENDFVGIIDLVEQKAHIFKDDLGQNIEVTEIPADYLEQVETLRLELIEKVAELDEDLTMKYLEGEEITVEEIKAALRKGVVEVKIFPVIVGSSYRNKGVQLMMDAVVDYLPSPVDVPAIQGHLDDGTEAVRHSSDEEPFSALAFKIMTDPYVGKLTFFRVYSGVLESGSYVVNATKGKRERIGRILQMHANSRQEISIVYAGDIAAAVGLKDTSTGDTLCDEKHPVILESMNFPDPVIEIAVEPKTKADQDKLGVALGKLTEEDPTLRAHTDEETGQTILAGMGELHLDIIIDRMRREFKVETNVGKPQVAYRETFKAPARVEGKFVRQSGGRGQYGHVWVEFEPLEPGTGSQFESKVVGGSVPREYIAPALAGIEEQMKNGVIAGFPLVDVKATIVDGSYHDVDSNEMAFKIAGSMALKAAKDKCKPALLEPIMKVEVTVPEEYMGDVMGMLNSRRGRIEGMDSRGGAQIIRAKVPLSEMFGYSTTLRSGTQGRGVFSMELSHYEEVPKSIAEEIISKNKGGE